One genomic segment of Actinoplanes ianthinogenes includes these proteins:
- a CDS encoding isovaleryl-CoA dehydrogenase: MTHEVFNQPPPLTGYDVAEDAALTAALEREGAGWAAADLHKLGLRAGSEETQRWADEANRYEPRLLPVDRYGHRLDEVDFHPSWHRLMDVAVSEGLAGAAWADPRPGAHVARAAGFFVWAQPEAGHGCPISMTYAVVPALRDNPALRERFEPLLTSRSYDPGLRVPAEKRGLLAGMGMTEKQGGSDVRANTTNAVFSAETGTYRLTGHKWFTSAPMCDVFLVLAQAPGGLSCFLVPRILPDGTRNTFRIQRLKDKLGNRSNASSEPEFDNTVAWLVGDEGQGVRTIIEMVSMTRLDCVIGSASGMRAALVQAIHHARHRSAFGGPLIGKPAMRNVLADLAVESEAATVLAMRLAGAVDRAFRGDQGEQAFRRLAIPVGKFWVCKRQPAVVGEALECLGGNGYVEDSGLPRLYRDAPLNSIWEGSGNVQALDVLRALHRSPESLEAFLAEAGAADGADRRLDQAVRELRDQLADQSDLEVRARRIVERMALVLQGSLLVRHAPAAVADAFCASRLGGDWGHTFGTLPAGVDTAAIIERAF; the protein is encoded by the coding sequence GTGACGCACGAGGTGTTCAACCAGCCGCCGCCCCTGACCGGCTACGACGTGGCCGAGGACGCCGCGCTCACCGCGGCGCTGGAGCGTGAGGGCGCCGGCTGGGCCGCGGCCGATCTGCACAAGCTCGGGCTGCGGGCGGGCAGCGAGGAGACGCAGCGCTGGGCCGACGAGGCGAATCGGTACGAGCCGCGGCTGCTCCCGGTCGACCGTTACGGTCACCGCCTCGACGAGGTCGACTTTCATCCGTCGTGGCATCGGCTGATGGATGTGGCGGTGTCCGAGGGGCTGGCCGGCGCGGCGTGGGCCGATCCGCGGCCGGGGGCGCATGTGGCCCGGGCCGCCGGGTTCTTCGTGTGGGCGCAGCCGGAGGCCGGGCATGGGTGCCCGATTTCGATGACCTATGCGGTGGTCCCCGCGCTGCGTGACAACCCTGCCCTGAGAGAGCGGTTCGAGCCCCTGCTCACCAGCCGTTCCTACGACCCCGGCCTGCGCGTTCCCGCCGAAAAGCGCGGCCTGCTCGCCGGTATGGGGATGACGGAGAAGCAAGGCGGTTCGGACGTCCGCGCCAACACGACAAACGCCGTTTTCTCCGCTGAGACTGGGACATATCGCCTGACCGGGCACAAGTGGTTCACCAGCGCTCCGATGTGTGACGTCTTCCTGGTCCTGGCTCAAGCCCCGGGCGGTCTCTCCTGCTTCCTGGTCCCCCGCATCCTGCCGGACGGCACCCGCAACACCTTCCGCATCCAGCGCCTCAAGGACAAGCTCGGCAACCGCAGCAACGCCTCCAGCGAACCGGAGTTCGACAACACCGTCGCCTGGCTGGTCGGCGACGAGGGCCAGGGCGTCCGGACGATCATCGAGATGGTGTCGATGACCCGGCTGGACTGCGTGATCGGCTCCGCGTCCGGGATGCGCGCCGCCCTGGTCCAGGCGATCCACCACGCCCGGCACCGGTCCGCGTTCGGCGGCCCGCTGATCGGCAAGCCGGCCATGCGCAACGTGCTGGCCGACCTGGCGGTCGAGTCGGAGGCGGCGACCGTGCTGGCGATGCGGCTGGCCGGCGCGGTCGACCGGGCGTTCCGCGGCGATCAGGGTGAGCAGGCGTTCCGGCGGCTGGCCATCCCGGTCGGCAAGTTCTGGGTGTGCAAGCGGCAGCCGGCCGTGGTCGGCGAGGCTTTGGAGTGCCTGGGCGGCAACGGGTACGTGGAGGACTCCGGGCTGCCCCGGCTCTATCGGGACGCGCCGCTCAACTCGATCTGGGAGGGCTCCGGGAACGTGCAGGCGCTCGACGTGCTGCGGGCGCTGCACCGGTCGCCGGAGAGTCTGGAGGCGTTCCTGGCCGAGGCCGGCGCCGCCGACGGCGCCGACCGGCGCCTCGACCAGGCGGTGCGCGAGCTGCGCGATCAGCTCGCGGACCAGAGCGATCTCGAGGTACGCGCGCGCCGCATCGTCGAGCGGATGGCCCTGGTGCTTCAGGGGTCGTTGCTGGTCCGGCACGCCCCGGCCGCCGTGGCCGACGCGTTCTGCGCGAGCCGGCTCGGCGGGGACTGGGGGCACACGTTCGGCACCCTGCCGGCCGGGGTGGACACCGCGGCGATCATCGAGCGAGCCTTCTAG
- a CDS encoding MFS transporter — MRERGLLWLSFGVSVFGTWLGFDAFPLIAILALHAGPVEVSLLSAAGLAVGAVVAAPLGPWVEVRRKRPVMIGMDLLRCAALASVPAAYTLGCLSFAQLLVVSVVMAAAGIAFRAASGAYLKFLVPPADLLVVNGRFEATAWTATVLGPPLGNAAIGLFGPVTTVLADAVSYLLSAASLRAIGGDEPRRAGTGGKLPRVGWHYLLTRPMFGNTVLVNGLILATAPLLAVLMLGPLGFTPWQYGLAFGLPCLGGLLGSRLAGPLVTRFGEHRVLLTAGTLRACWSIGLAFVGPGPAGLVLVLAVQFGLVTCMGVFNPVFATWRLNRTPADRVARTLSAWSVSNNATVAVLTALWGGLAAVTGPRLAIGAAGLLLLATPLLLPRAGPADQAGLRRGPGGA, encoded by the coding sequence GTGAGAGAACGTGGGTTGCTGTGGTTGTCGTTCGGCGTCAGTGTGTTCGGCACGTGGCTCGGGTTCGACGCGTTTCCCCTGATCGCGATCCTCGCCCTGCACGCCGGACCGGTTGAGGTGTCCTTGCTGTCCGCCGCCGGCCTGGCGGTGGGAGCGGTGGTCGCCGCGCCGCTCGGCCCCTGGGTGGAGGTGCGCCGCAAGCGGCCGGTGATGATCGGGATGGACCTGCTGCGCTGCGCCGCGCTGGCCAGTGTCCCCGCCGCGTACACCCTTGGCTGTCTCTCGTTTGCACAACTCCTGGTTGTGTCGGTCGTGATGGCGGCCGCCGGCATCGCCTTCCGCGCGGCCAGCGGCGCGTACCTGAAGTTCCTGGTCCCACCGGCGGACCTGCTCGTCGTCAACGGGCGCTTCGAGGCCACCGCCTGGACCGCCACCGTGCTGGGACCACCGCTCGGCAACGCGGCGATCGGCCTGTTCGGCCCGGTCACCACGGTGCTGGCGGACGCGGTCAGCTACCTGCTCTCGGCGGCCAGCCTGCGCGCGATCGGCGGCGACGAGCCGCGCCGGGCCGGGACCGGCGGCAAACTGCCCCGCGTCGGCTGGCACTACCTGCTCACCCGCCCGATGTTCGGCAACACGGTCCTGGTCAACGGCCTGATCCTGGCGACCGCGCCGCTGCTGGCCGTGCTGATGCTCGGCCCGCTCGGCTTCACCCCTTGGCAGTACGGTCTCGCCTTCGGCCTCCCGTGCCTCGGCGGCCTGCTCGGCTCCCGCCTGGCCGGCCCGCTGGTCACCCGGTTCGGCGAGCACCGGGTCCTGCTCACCGCGGGAACCCTGCGCGCGTGCTGGTCGATCGGCCTGGCCTTCGTCGGACCCGGTCCGGCCGGGCTGGTCCTGGTCCTGGCCGTCCAGTTCGGCCTGGTCACCTGCATGGGTGTGTTCAACCCGGTGTTCGCCACGTGGCGGCTCAACCGGACCCCGGCGGACCGGGTGGCCCGCACGCTGTCCGCCTGGTCGGTGAGCAACAACGCCACCGTCGCCGTGCTGACCGCGCTGTGGGGCGGGCTGGCCGCCGTCACCGGCCCGCGCCTCGCGATCGGGGCGGCCGGTCTGCTCCTGCTGGCCACCCCGCTCCTGCTGCCCAGGGCCGGCCCTGCCGATCAAGCGGGGCTGCGGCGTGGCCCAGGTGGCGCCTGA
- a CDS encoding LysR family transcriptional regulator, protein MDLEAVRTFVTAAGAGQFQEAAADLAITQQAVSKRIAALERHLGVRLFTRTPRGAELTIDGQAFLPHARELLRAAERAAESVRPGRRPLRVDVIASRLATTGLLRDFHRAHPGIDLDVMKLFDIATALAALRSGAIDATFRAVTTGLPEGITSIRVLDEPLQLLVGPGHRLAPAASVTLAQLAGHRIWMPGLAPGTEWTAFYDRLAADHGLTIEATGPNLGADALLDTVADTPALATFIGARTRLIWPDGHGLRRIPVVGPTPVYPHSLLWHRDNPHPALALLREHLAPA, encoded by the coding sequence GTGGATCTCGAAGCGGTGCGCACCTTCGTCACGGCGGCCGGGGCGGGCCAGTTCCAGGAGGCCGCCGCCGACCTGGCGATCACCCAGCAGGCGGTCTCCAAGCGCATCGCCGCCCTGGAGCGGCACCTGGGCGTCCGCCTGTTCACCCGCACCCCGCGCGGCGCCGAGCTGACCATCGACGGGCAGGCGTTCCTGCCGCACGCGCGGGAGCTGCTCCGGGCCGCCGAGCGCGCCGCCGAGTCGGTACGCCCCGGTCGCCGCCCGCTGCGCGTCGACGTGATCGCCTCCCGGCTCGCCACCACCGGCCTGCTGCGCGACTTCCACCGGGCACACCCCGGGATCGACCTCGACGTGATGAAGCTGTTCGACATCGCGACCGCCCTCGCCGCCCTGCGGTCCGGCGCGATCGACGCGACGTTCCGGGCGGTCACCACCGGCCTGCCCGAGGGGATCACCTCGATCCGGGTGCTCGACGAGCCCCTTCAGCTCCTGGTCGGACCCGGCCACCGGCTGGCCCCGGCCGCCTCGGTGACCCTCGCCCAGCTGGCCGGCCACCGGATCTGGATGCCCGGCCTCGCGCCCGGCACCGAGTGGACCGCGTTCTACGACCGGCTCGCCGCCGACCACGGCCTCACCATCGAGGCGACCGGGCCCAACCTCGGCGCCGACGCGCTGCTCGACACCGTCGCCGACACGCCGGCGCTGGCCACCTTCATCGGCGCGCGGACCCGCTTGATCTGGCCGGACGGGCATGGGCTGCGCCGCATCCCGGTGGTCGGCCCGACGCCGGTGTACCCGCACTCGCTGCTCTGGCACCGGGACAACCCGCACCCGGCGCTCGCCCTGCTGCGGGAGCACCTCGCTCCCGCCTGA
- a CDS encoding putative bifunctional diguanylate cyclase/phosphodiesterase produces the protein MRNGRVRPWAGWLVPAVIAALCFPLIPDDSLPAKIYANTIGTASVLMMVLGILRNRPEHRGAWLTFAAGMAIFVAGDIAYDVLEYRLGEYPYPSYPDAIYLCAYPFLVIGMARLGRGGGERDRGGLLDTAVIATGISLIYWVFVIGPVLADAGSPVLDRLMTIAYPFADVLLTAAVARTLTRAENRTPSLRLLTVGSGLMLTCDLVYTTMSSTAEYTGGLFDSGFQIAYVCWAAATLHPSMRRRPQAVTGARRVGGRRLAALAACSLLAPGLLVLEGFRDPANIAWGGIAGGAVVLFLLVLSRTWGLVKQVQRQAGRLEDLAMHDELTGLANRRGFERRLTAALAGGTPHVLLLDLNGFKTVNDRFGHAVGDELLVVLAHRIAEALPDGALVARMGGDEFAVLLPGAGCADALAERLHTAIHLPARAGGQDLLVGASIGIADPAGVADPGEVLRRADVAMYAAKAAGGRHHRWYTVELDSQAGEEARLGADLRAALDTGQFHLVYQPIVALPGGEVQAVESLIRWQHPERGFVSPVDFIPVAERNGLITELGTWILRTACEQFRTWQERGVAPLHVGVNVSARQLAEPGFAETVAAVLAETGMDPHRLVVEITETAVFGGGAAVRAVHALHALGIAIALDDFGTGHSSLGILQAVPVRILKVDKSFVENVTVSDRHAVIASSLIQLTAGLGLVAVAEGVETAEQAAELYRLGYRRAQGYHFGRPAADPFAVVSHAAA, from the coding sequence GTGCGGAACGGACGGGTACGGCCCTGGGCCGGGTGGCTGGTGCCGGCGGTGATCGCCGCCCTCTGCTTCCCGCTGATCCCGGACGACTCCCTGCCGGCCAAGATCTACGCGAACACGATCGGCACCGCGTCGGTGCTGATGATGGTGCTGGGCATCCTGCGCAACCGGCCGGAACACCGCGGGGCGTGGCTGACCTTCGCCGCCGGGATGGCGATCTTCGTAGCCGGCGACATCGCGTACGACGTGCTCGAGTACCGGCTCGGCGAGTACCCGTACCCGTCGTACCCCGACGCGATCTACCTGTGCGCGTACCCGTTCCTGGTCATCGGCATGGCGCGGCTGGGCCGCGGCGGCGGTGAACGCGACCGTGGCGGCCTGCTCGACACCGCGGTGATCGCCACCGGGATCAGCCTGATCTACTGGGTCTTCGTGATCGGGCCGGTCCTGGCGGACGCCGGCTCCCCGGTCCTGGACCGGCTGATGACGATCGCCTACCCGTTCGCCGACGTGCTGCTCACCGCGGCGGTCGCCCGGACGCTGACCCGGGCGGAGAACCGGACGCCCAGCCTGCGGCTGCTGACCGTCGGCTCCGGCCTGATGCTCACCTGCGACCTGGTCTACACGACGATGTCGAGCACCGCCGAGTACACCGGCGGCCTGTTCGACTCGGGTTTCCAGATCGCCTACGTCTGCTGGGCCGCCGCCACGCTGCACCCGAGCATGCGCCGGCGCCCGCAGGCCGTCACCGGCGCCCGCCGGGTCGGTGGCCGCCGGCTCGCCGCCCTGGCCGCCTGCTCGCTGCTCGCGCCCGGCCTGCTGGTCCTGGAGGGCTTCCGCGACCCGGCGAACATCGCCTGGGGCGGCATCGCCGGCGGGGCGGTCGTGCTGTTCCTGCTGGTGCTGAGCCGCACGTGGGGACTCGTGAAGCAGGTGCAGCGGCAGGCCGGCCGCCTCGAGGACCTGGCCATGCACGACGAGCTGACCGGGCTGGCCAACCGGCGCGGCTTCGAGCGCCGGCTCACCGCCGCGCTCGCCGGCGGCACGCCGCACGTGCTGCTGCTCGACCTGAACGGCTTCAAGACGGTCAACGACCGGTTCGGGCACGCGGTCGGCGACGAGCTGCTCGTGGTGCTCGCGCACCGGATCGCCGAGGCGCTGCCGGACGGGGCGCTGGTGGCCCGGATGGGCGGCGACGAGTTCGCCGTGCTGCTGCCCGGCGCCGGCTGTGCCGACGCGCTGGCGGAGCGGCTGCACACCGCGATCCACCTGCCGGCCCGCGCCGGTGGTCAGGACCTGCTGGTCGGCGCGAGCATCGGGATCGCCGACCCGGCCGGGGTGGCCGACCCCGGCGAGGTGCTGCGCCGCGCCGACGTGGCGATGTACGCGGCCAAGGCGGCCGGTGGCCGGCACCACCGGTGGTACACCGTCGAGCTGGACTCCCAGGCCGGCGAGGAGGCCCGGCTCGGCGCCGACCTGCGTGCCGCCCTGGACACCGGCCAGTTCCACCTGGTCTACCAGCCGATCGTGGCGCTGCCCGGCGGCGAGGTGCAGGCGGTGGAGAGCCTGATCCGCTGGCAGCACCCGGAGCGCGGGTTCGTCAGCCCGGTCGACTTCATCCCGGTCGCCGAGCGCAACGGCCTGATCACCGAGCTGGGCACGTGGATCCTGCGGACCGCGTGCGAGCAGTTCCGCACCTGGCAGGAGCGGGGCGTCGCGCCCCTGCACGTCGGCGTGAACGTGTCGGCCCGGCAGCTGGCCGAGCCGGGATTCGCCGAGACGGTGGCGGCGGTGCTGGCCGAGACCGGCATGGACCCGCACCGGCTGGTCGTCGAGATCACCGAGACCGCGGTGTTCGGCGGCGGGGCCGCCGTGCGGGCGGTGCACGCGTTGCACGCGCTCGGCATCGCGATCGCGCTGGACGACTTCGGCACCGGGCACTCGTCGCTCGGCATCCTCCAGGCCGTGCCGGTGCGGATCCTCAAGGTCGACAAGTCATTCGTGGAGAACGTGACTGTTTCGGATCGGCACGCGGTGATCGCCTCGTCGCTCATCCAGCTGACCGCCGGACTCGGCCTGGTCGCGGTCGCCGAGGGCGTGGAGACCGCGGAGCAGGCCGCCGAGCTGTACCGGCTCGGGTACCGGCGGGCGCAGGGTTACCACTTCGGCCGGCCCGCCGCCGACCCGTTCGCCGTCGTGTCACACGCTGCCGCGTAG
- a CDS encoding ATP-binding protein, translating into MGGEIFEYAGATVEIIDANTALAAARVNPVELVHAAQWPLPVQRVEVTVSSVDNPVGAVHVFIARIHAGAEEMTTDRMRKLVLGRDPIGALLSKRIAEGDPVATRFVDGVGTAAAAAYKKLGFDKTANPAAHREPGVLADAGVGLQADVAREDDGDVVRLRAEVPRDEVTANHLRAFVTLTLQAVTELAGPEALHGRRYVFSREATPPPAPVTTQGVTLDMVGGLTAIVAELRQIAVSFRHPEAMARWGARRPQGILMYGPPGTGKTMLSRALANEIGADFREIRTPEILDKWLGGSERNIKQIFRDARRYRVPTLMLFDEFDSIVSYAGAGGDAASQALNAVAGIFKQEMNDLIEENPNVIVVATTNFPHRVDESLIRSGRFDVKLSVPKPDEASRAEIFRKMIEGLVAAHERGGFRMFADDLDLAALGVASTGMTGADIKEVLRRVQMTKAMQDARTGGLVEPISQEELIAEVRNLRGSV; encoded by the coding sequence ATGGGCGGCGAGATCTTCGAGTACGCGGGCGCCACAGTGGAGATCATCGATGCGAATACCGCCCTGGCCGCGGCTCGGGTGAACCCGGTCGAGCTGGTGCACGCCGCGCAGTGGCCGCTCCCGGTCCAGCGCGTCGAGGTGACCGTGTCCAGCGTGGACAATCCGGTCGGCGCGGTGCACGTGTTCATCGCCCGGATCCACGCCGGCGCGGAGGAGATGACCACCGACCGGATGCGCAAGCTGGTCCTCGGGCGGGACCCGATCGGCGCGCTGCTGTCCAAGCGGATCGCCGAGGGGGACCCGGTGGCCACCCGGTTCGTCGACGGCGTCGGCACGGCGGCCGCGGCGGCGTACAAGAAATTGGGTTTCGACAAGACGGCGAACCCGGCGGCCCACCGCGAACCGGGAGTCCTCGCGGACGCGGGTGTCGGCCTCCAGGCCGACGTGGCCAGGGAGGACGACGGCGACGTCGTCCGGCTGCGCGCCGAGGTGCCGCGCGACGAGGTGACCGCCAACCACCTGCGCGCCTTCGTGACGCTGACCCTCCAGGCGGTCACCGAGCTGGCCGGCCCGGAGGCGCTGCACGGCCGGCGCTATGTCTTCAGCCGGGAGGCCACCCCGCCGCCGGCCCCGGTCACCACCCAGGGCGTCACCCTCGACATGGTCGGCGGCCTGACCGCCATCGTCGCGGAGCTGCGGCAGATCGCGGTGTCGTTCCGGCACCCGGAGGCGATGGCCCGCTGGGGCGCGCGCCGCCCGCAGGGCATCCTGATGTACGGCCCGCCCGGCACCGGCAAGACCATGCTGTCCCGGGCCTTGGCGAACGAGATCGGCGCGGACTTCCGGGAGATCCGCACCCCGGAGATCCTGGACAAGTGGCTGGGCGGCTCGGAACGCAACATCAAGCAGATCTTCCGCGACGCCCGGCGCTACCGGGTGCCGACGCTGATGCTGTTCGACGAGTTCGACTCGATCGTCAGCTACGCCGGGGCCGGCGGGGACGCGGCCAGCCAGGCGCTCAACGCGGTCGCCGGGATCTTCAAGCAGGAGATGAACGACCTGATCGAGGAGAACCCGAACGTGATCGTGGTGGCCACCACGAACTTCCCGCACCGGGTCGACGAGTCGCTGATCCGTTCCGGGCGCTTCGACGTCAAGCTCAGCGTGCCGAAACCGGACGAGGCGAGCCGGGCCGAGATCTTCCGCAAGATGATCGAGGGGCTCGTCGCGGCGCACGAGCGGGGCGGGTTCCGGATGTTCGCCGACGATCTGGACCTGGCCGCGCTCGGGGTGGCCAGCACCGGGATGACCGGCGCGGACATCAAGGAGGTGCTGCGCCGGGTGCAGATGACCAAGGCGATGCAGGACGCCCGGACCGGCGGCCTGGTCGAGCCGATCTCCCAGGAGGAGCTGATCGCCGAGGTCCGCAACCTACGCGGCAGCGTGTGA
- a CDS encoding M28 family metallopeptidase: protein MIAVPLAAALVITQMPQPASAVDEINTKKLRDAVTVSGILGHERVLQRIATQNGGTRASGTPGFAASAAYVTSVLKKAGYKVTEQKFTFPFYRELAPAQLNQVSPTPTTYETVTYDYSASGNVTGRVVAALNNVLPPTPTPSSTAGCAATDFAPASTTAPEVALIQRGGCDFAVKAANAAAAGYDAAIIFNEGQPGRTDLFTGTLGGPGAIPVVGLSFADGSALAQQVAAGTVTIHVQTSTEVNAAATTSNIIADTRDGDPNKVLVVGAHLDSVVDGPGINDNGSGTAQNLEIAVQLAKLKIKPRQKVRFAFWGAEEAGLLGSEHYVANLSDTELTTIYANLNFDMVASPNYVRFVYDGDGSDTGASGPYGSDQIEGLFNKYFADQGLATDPTAFDGRSDYGPFILAGIPAGGLFSGAEGEKTPEQAAVYGGTAGAPYDSCYHQACDDINNLNPQALSELSDAAAHAVLTLAKTKTGFYPDGSLRAAARSAAASKQLPYKGDHAVR, encoded by the coding sequence ATGATCGCCGTTCCACTCGCCGCCGCTCTCGTCATTACCCAGATGCCGCAGCCGGCATCCGCGGTGGATGAGATCAACACGAAGAAACTGCGTGACGCGGTCACCGTCTCCGGGATCCTCGGGCACGAACGCGTGCTCCAGCGGATCGCCACGCAGAACGGCGGGACTCGCGCCTCCGGCACGCCAGGCTTCGCGGCCAGCGCCGCGTACGTCACCAGCGTGCTGAAGAAGGCCGGCTACAAGGTCACCGAGCAGAAGTTCACCTTCCCGTTCTACCGCGAGCTCGCCCCGGCCCAGCTCAACCAGGTGTCGCCGACGCCGACCACCTACGAGACGGTCACTTACGACTACTCGGCCAGCGGGAACGTCACCGGCCGCGTGGTGGCCGCGCTCAACAACGTCCTGCCGCCGACCCCGACGCCCAGCTCCACCGCCGGGTGCGCGGCGACCGACTTCGCGCCGGCGTCCACGACCGCGCCGGAGGTCGCGCTGATCCAGCGCGGCGGCTGCGACTTCGCGGTCAAGGCCGCGAACGCGGCGGCCGCCGGGTACGACGCGGCGATCATCTTCAACGAGGGCCAGCCGGGCCGGACCGACCTGTTCACCGGCACGCTCGGCGGGCCGGGCGCGATCCCGGTGGTCGGGCTGAGCTTCGCCGACGGCAGCGCCCTCGCCCAGCAGGTGGCGGCCGGCACCGTGACGATCCACGTGCAGACCAGCACCGAGGTCAACGCGGCCGCCACGACCAGCAACATCATCGCGGACACCCGCGACGGTGACCCGAACAAGGTGCTGGTCGTCGGCGCCCACCTCGACTCGGTGGTCGACGGCCCGGGCATCAACGACAACGGCAGCGGCACGGCCCAGAACCTGGAGATCGCCGTCCAGCTGGCCAAGCTGAAGATCAAGCCGCGGCAGAAGGTCCGGTTCGCCTTCTGGGGCGCCGAGGAGGCCGGTCTGCTCGGCTCCGAGCACTACGTGGCGAACCTGAGCGACACCGAGCTCACCACGATCTACGCCAACCTGAACTTCGACATGGTCGCCTCGCCGAACTACGTCCGCTTCGTCTACGACGGGGACGGCTCCGACACCGGCGCCTCCGGACCGTACGGCTCCGACCAGATCGAGGGGCTGTTCAACAAGTACTTCGCCGACCAGGGGCTGGCCACCGACCCGACCGCGTTCGACGGGCGCAGCGACTACGGCCCGTTCATCCTGGCCGGCATCCCGGCGGGTGGCCTGTTCAGCGGCGCCGAGGGCGAGAAGACGCCGGAGCAGGCCGCGGTCTACGGCGGCACGGCCGGCGCGCCGTACGACTCGTGCTACCACCAGGCCTGCGACGACATCAACAACCTCAACCCGCAGGCGCTGTCGGAGCTGAGCGACGCCGCCGCGCACGCGGTGCTGACGCTGGCCAAGACCAAGACCGGCTTCTACCCGGACGGCAGCCTGCGCGCCGCGGCACGCTCGGCCGCCGCGTCGAAGCAGCTGCCCTACAAGGGCGACCACGCGGTCCGCTGA
- a CDS encoding class I SAM-dependent methyltransferase, giving the protein MDQATNEIVTFYQDRYEEASRLERRPQSRLERIRTLELLREMLPPAPATVLDVGGGPGAYARELLADGYHVRLVDLVPGHVAQARAGDPPIDAVVGDARSLPEPDSSQDATLLLGPLYHLQDAADRVRALREAIRVTRPGGPILAAAISRFAGPVDLLASARFGDHVLADAERLLGTGVNDPAIGFTHAYFHRVAELTAECREAGLADVVIHGIEGPGWSAAEAALHGPHAEATFDGALRLARLLSADPDVVAASAHLLVTATAPDR; this is encoded by the coding sequence ATGGATCAAGCCACGAATGAGATCGTGACCTTCTACCAGGACCGCTACGAGGAGGCATCTCGGCTGGAGCGACGGCCGCAGTCGCGGCTGGAGCGGATCCGCACCCTCGAACTGCTGCGCGAGATGCTGCCGCCCGCGCCCGCCACGGTCCTCGACGTGGGTGGCGGTCCCGGCGCCTATGCCCGGGAGCTGCTCGCCGACGGATATCACGTCCGGCTGGTCGACCTCGTCCCCGGTCACGTGGCGCAGGCCCGGGCGGGTGATCCGCCGATCGACGCGGTCGTCGGCGACGCCCGGTCGTTGCCCGAGCCGGACTCCTCACAGGACGCCACCCTGCTCCTCGGCCCGCTCTACCACCTGCAAGACGCTGCCGACCGGGTGCGGGCGCTGCGCGAGGCGATCCGGGTGACCCGTCCCGGCGGCCCGATCCTGGCCGCGGCGATCAGCCGCTTCGCCGGGCCGGTCGACCTGCTGGCCTCGGCCCGCTTCGGCGACCACGTGCTCGCCGACGCGGAACGCCTGCTCGGCACCGGTGTGAACGACCCCGCCATCGGCTTCACCCACGCCTACTTCCACCGGGTCGCCGAGCTGACCGCGGAGTGCCGGGAGGCCGGCCTGGCCGACGTGGTGATCCACGGCATCGAGGGTCCCGGCTGGTCGGCGGCGGAGGCGGCCCTGCACGGCCCGCACGCGGAGGCGACGTTCGACGGCGCGTTGCGACTCGCCCGCCTGCTCAGCGCCGATCCCGACGTGGTCGCGGCCAGTGCCCATCTCCTGGTCACCGCCACCGCCCCGGACCGCTGA
- a CDS encoding SRPBCC family protein: MATESRHVTEHIARPARVVYEYASDPANLAHWAPGLGSSVRLDEGRWLVDVPGGGGQAEVVFVPRNDLGVLDHEVHLPGGEIVYVPFRVVADGEHAEVVFTVRRAAGMTDDEFDRDAAAVAADLATLKRILETG, from the coding sequence ATGGCCACCGAGTCACGTCACGTCACCGAGCACATCGCCCGGCCCGCCCGGGTGGTGTACGAGTACGCCTCCGACCCGGCCAACCTCGCCCACTGGGCCCCCGGCCTGGGCAGCTCGGTACGCCTCGACGAGGGCCGCTGGCTGGTCGACGTGCCGGGCGGCGGCGGGCAGGCCGAGGTGGTCTTCGTCCCGCGCAACGACCTCGGGGTGCTCGACCACGAGGTGCACCTGCCGGGCGGCGAGATCGTCTACGTCCCGTTCCGGGTGGTCGCCGACGGGGAGCACGCCGAGGTGGTGTTCACCGTGCGCCGCGCCGCCGGGATGACCGACGACGAGTTCGACCGGGATGCCGCCGCGGTCGCCGCCGACCTGGCCACCCTCAAGCGGATCCTGGAGACGGGCTAG
- a CDS encoding GNAT family N-acetyltransferase, protein MGDSTEWTDIRRGDSDDVPAVMALLDGAVRWLTARGRTGQWGTQPLSESRRLTTLISGIAADGGLHLAVRGEDVVGALGIGQPPAYVAPAPEPELYVVLLVTDREFAGQGIGRRLLAYARRLAVNSGAGLLRVDCYAGDDQALVKYYERQGFTATQQFTVPQPGRKPWPGQVLEQQLG, encoded by the coding sequence ATGGGTGACAGTACAGAGTGGACGGACATCCGGCGGGGGGACTCCGACGACGTACCGGCCGTGATGGCGCTCCTCGACGGCGCGGTCCGCTGGCTCACCGCCCGCGGCCGCACCGGCCAGTGGGGCACCCAGCCCCTCTCCGAGAGCCGCCGGCTGACCACACTCATCTCCGGGATCGCCGCCGACGGCGGCCTGCACCTGGCGGTCCGCGGCGAGGACGTGGTCGGCGCGCTCGGCATCGGCCAGCCACCGGCGTACGTCGCCCCGGCGCCGGAGCCGGAGCTGTACGTCGTGCTGCTGGTCACCGATCGCGAGTTCGCCGGGCAGGGGATCGGGCGGCGGCTGCTCGCCTATGCCCGCCGGCTCGCGGTGAACTCGGGCGCCGGGCTGCTGCGCGTCGATTGTTACGCCGGCGACGATCAGGCGCTGGTCAAGTACTACGAGCGGCAGGGCTTCACGGCGACCCAGCAGTTCACCGTCCCGCAGCCGGGCCGCAAGCCCTGGCCCGGCCAGGTGCTGGAGCAGCAGCTCGGCTAG